The following proteins are co-located in the Xanthocytophaga agilis genome:
- a CDS encoding RNA polymerase sigma-70 factor, translated as MYAEWDDAALVTALQSGDEGAFTEIYERYWSKVFWVIYRKIKVREASEELVQDLFISLWNKRIVNQIDNLERYLMGAVKYRVIDHIRAHLTEENYSHTYRSVLVSTTQSTEEDIAANDLTLALHDSIEKLPEKTREVFRLSRIEQRSVKEIAAMLQISEKAVEYHLTKSLKLMKDHLKDFVALLLFYLN; from the coding sequence ATGTATGCAGAATGGGATGATGCAGCTTTGGTTACCGCTTTGCAAAGTGGGGATGAAGGTGCATTTACGGAAATATATGAAAGATACTGGTCAAAGGTATTTTGGGTAATCTATCGTAAAATTAAAGTAAGGGAAGCTTCAGAAGAGCTTGTACAGGATTTATTTATAAGTCTTTGGAATAAACGTATTGTAAATCAAATTGATAACTTGGAGCGTTACCTCATGGGCGCTGTCAAATATAGAGTTATTGACCACATAAGAGCTCATCTGACAGAAGAAAACTACAGTCATACTTATCGGTCAGTACTAGTTTCTACAACTCAAAGTACTGAAGAGGATATTGCTGCCAACGATCTTACATTAGCCCTTCATGATAGTATAGAGAAGTTGCCAGAAAAGACCAGAGAAGTTTTTCGATTGAGCCGAATTGAACAACGTTCTGTAAAGGAAATTGCTGCTATGTTGCAGATATCAGAAAAAGCAGTAGAATATCATCTGACAAAATCTTTAAAGCTTATGAAAGATCATTTGAAAGATTTTGTAGCTCTCCTATTATTCTATCTGAATTAA
- a CDS encoding NADPH-dependent F420 reductase, producing the protein MKKIGVLGTGIVGQTIGAKLLELGYIVMLGSRTSDNEKAGEWVTKYGTNALQGTFNDTVAFGEMLFNCTKGEASLDILKSCDKKHFSGKILVDVSNPLDFSKGMPPILIPELCNTYSLGEAIQELLPDTKVVKTLNIVTCSVMVNAHTSGGDATMLVAGNDLEAKSQVSELLHQFGWNDIMDLGDIRHARSTEMMLPVWLSIYLTTQNATLAFKIIR; encoded by the coding sequence ATGAAAAAGATAGGAGTATTAGGCACTGGTATAGTAGGACAAACCATTGGTGCAAAGTTATTGGAGCTAGGGTATATAGTTATGTTAGGTTCACGGACGTCAGATAACGAAAAAGCTGGGGAATGGGTAACCAAGTATGGTACCAACGCCTTACAAGGAACATTCAATGATACAGTTGCATTTGGCGAAATGCTTTTTAACTGTACGAAGGGTGAGGCCTCCCTGGACATTCTGAAGAGTTGTGATAAAAAACATTTTTCAGGCAAAATTTTGGTTGATGTGAGTAACCCGCTTGATTTTAGTAAAGGAATGCCACCTATACTTATTCCTGAATTGTGTAATACCTATTCGTTGGGAGAAGCCATTCAAGAGCTTTTACCTGATACTAAAGTTGTTAAAACGTTGAATATTGTAACCTGTAGTGTAATGGTTAATGCACATACATCTGGTGGAGATGCAACAATGCTTGTTGCGGGTAATGATCTGGAAGCTAAATCACAAGTTAGTGAGTTATTACATCAGTTTGGTTGGAATGATATAATGGATCTGGGAGATATACGACACGCTCGCAGTACGGAGATGATGTTACCTGTCTGGCTGAGTATATATTTGACTACACAGAATGCTACTTTAGCTTTTAAAATAATCAGGTAA
- a CDS encoding FecR family protein, with protein MTKEELQSLLDKYLIGTITPEEQHLLNRWYEGLDKGPYPAALSKIEEEALKSKLWNEILPESIHAKGRAVDNVSQVKAGDSVLESSLDGRSIPIWRTLLRIGIAASIIIVLGIVYNQYKHEINHTLNIPIVFRGTSDDDNILYTNRSGQIERIDLTDGSKIFLYPGSWLKYNRQFTSKKREVQLSGEAFFKIQHESDRPFIVLADKTITTVLGTSFIIKAYPNAKSVVVAVKTGKVSVQVPDSSQSNQNEAIPAEVMTLNPQQQAVYLRDTQMLTKENVLSSKPIVASQLVFEEKTVPEVLTALGNIHNVGMIYDMEHLKECTVTVTFYNETLEQKLDLLCKILGATYERVDNQIILFSKGCHK; from the coding sequence ATGACAAAGGAAGAATTACAATCACTGCTTGATAAATATCTTATAGGAACTATAACGCCAGAAGAACAACACTTACTAAATCGATGGTATGAAGGTTTGGATAAAGGACCGTATCCTGCTGCCTTATCTAAGATAGAAGAAGAAGCATTGAAGAGCAAGTTATGGAATGAGATTCTCCCTGAGTCCATTCATGCAAAAGGTAGAGCAGTTGATAATGTGTCGCAGGTAAAAGCAGGAGATTCTGTACTAGAGAGTTCATTAGATGGAAGAAGTATTCCTATATGGAGAACTTTGTTGCGGATAGGAATAGCTGCCAGTATAATCATTGTCCTGGGAATCGTGTATAATCAGTATAAACATGAAATTAATCATACACTGAATATCCCTATAGTATTTAGAGGTACCTCAGATGACGACAATATCCTATATACAAATCGTTCCGGACAGATTGAACGTATCGACCTTACTGATGGTAGTAAAATATTTTTATATCCAGGAAGCTGGTTAAAATATAATCGTCAGTTTACATCAAAAAAGCGGGAGGTTCAGTTGTCTGGAGAGGCCTTCTTTAAGATTCAGCATGAGTCAGATCGTCCGTTTATTGTCTTGGCAGATAAAACGATTACCACAGTATTAGGTACCAGTTTTATTATCAAAGCATATCCTAATGCTAAAAGTGTAGTAGTTGCCGTGAAGACTGGTAAAGTATCTGTCCAAGTGCCGGATTCTTCTCAGAGCAATCAGAATGAAGCAATACCAGCGGAAGTAATGACTCTGAATCCCCAACAACAAGCTGTTTATCTGCGTGATACTCAAATGCTCACAAAAGAAAATGTGTTAAGTTCTAAACCAATTGTTGCTTCACAACTGGTATTTGAAGAGAAAACAGTGCCTGAAGTACTAACAGCCTTAGGGAATATTCATAATGTAGGGATGATTTATGATATGGAACATCTGAAGGAATGTACGGTTACTGTCACTTTCTATAACGAAACCTTAGAACAGAAACTGGATCTATTATGTAAAATACTGGGTGCTACTTATGAGCGAGTGGATAATCAGATAATATTATTTAGTAAAGGATGCCATAAGTAA
- a CDS encoding TonB-dependent receptor produces the protein MKVIIIQTFIAALVSIVAFAHSGLAQGILERKVSLQMNQQTIKTILSKIEQQTNVHFVYSHQLIGAHRKISIKVADEQLVKVLEKLLTPLDISYELNGSRILLNPIGSVMDSSAFMDQASITEGTTDMLAQQITGKITSQQDGEPVVGATVLEKGTTNGTVTDIEGKYTLTLKGTEAVLIVSFIGFLSEETVVGNRSEVNVALVPDVKALEEIVVVGYGSQKKSVVTGAISSVKSSDLENMPVTRVEQSLQGRTSGLTITSSSGQPGAGSTVRIRGTTSINNSDPLYIVDGVQIGGGIDYLNQADIESIEVLKDAASASIYGARAANGVIIVTTKKGRSGQMEVNYNGYMGIQAPWRRLKLLNAEQYATLLNEATVAGGGQIRFQNPAQLGKGTDWQDAVFSNNAPIQNHELSLSAGSEKSTYFASFGYLSQDGIVAPSNSQYRRFTTRFNSTHKITKAVTFGSNIGYTRINSKGIDPNSEWGAPLNRAINIDPITPIIVTDPDVLNTSPYTDKPVVRDAQGRPYGISNIVTSEILNPIAALAVTQGRNWSDKIVGNAFLELEPIKGLKLRSSAGVDLAFWGDQSFSPVYYLNATNQNDVNDYNRGINRGLFWLWENTASYTRTFGKHNLTALVGTTAQRNYGETQGGTRTGLPVNNLNDASLGYPVPQTNQYFNGGEYQNTLASVFGRVIYNYEERYLFTGIIRRDGSSRFGPNNKYGTFPSVSVGWVASNERFWPTNNIVNFLKFRASYGITGNDNIQDFRYLATVGGGRNYTLGNGSSVTLINGVSPNAISNPDLKWEQTSQTDIGFDATLFGKVSFTFDMYHKKTTGMLLDIAVPWYAGNNGPVGNVADMVNKGYEIELGYSTNFGDVKFRINGNVSYLKNEVTYLGADKKYLQGQRFGPQQVEITRTEVGKPVGYLFGFKTDGLFQNTEDIASYVNSEGQMLQSNAKPGDIRFVDVNKDGKIDNDDRTMIGNPTPDWTFGLTASASWKGFDLMVFGQGVAGNDVFKGIRRFDLPTANWTTEALGRWTGEGTSNHFPRLTINDVNQNFSRSSDFFVENGSYFRIKVLQIGYSLPQAIVGKAGLKRVRIYITGNNLLTFTKYTGFDPEIGGGSMGVDRGIYPQARAFMVGLNLGL, from the coding sequence ATGAAAGTAATAATTATACAAACTTTCATAGCTGCGCTAGTTTCCATAGTAGCCTTTGCCCATAGTGGACTTGCTCAAGGAATTTTGGAACGAAAAGTTAGTTTGCAAATGAATCAGCAAACTATCAAAACAATTCTTTCAAAAATAGAACAGCAGACGAACGTGCACTTCGTATACAGCCATCAGTTGATTGGAGCACACCGAAAAATATCTATAAAGGTTGCCGATGAACAACTGGTTAAAGTGCTGGAAAAATTATTGACGCCCCTGGATATTTCTTATGAACTGAATGGTAGTAGGATTTTACTAAACCCTATAGGTTCTGTAATGGATTCTTCTGCATTCATGGATCAGGCATCTATCACAGAAGGTACAACAGATATGCTTGCTCAGCAAATAACAGGTAAGATAACATCTCAACAGGATGGAGAGCCCGTTGTTGGAGCAACCGTGCTTGAGAAAGGAACCACCAATGGCACTGTAACAGATATAGAAGGAAAATACACACTGACGCTAAAAGGAACAGAAGCTGTTCTGATAGTAAGTTTTATTGGTTTCTTATCTGAGGAGACAGTAGTTGGAAATCGTTCAGAGGTAAACGTGGCTCTGGTTCCGGATGTAAAGGCACTTGAGGAGATTGTGGTAGTAGGTTACGGTTCTCAGAAAAAGAGCGTTGTGACTGGTGCTATTTCTTCTGTAAAGTCCTCAGATCTGGAGAATATGCCAGTAACCCGTGTTGAACAATCTTTACAGGGTAGAACTTCTGGTCTTACCATTACTTCTAGCTCGGGACAACCAGGTGCGGGTTCAACTGTACGAATCAGAGGGACAACCTCTATCAATAATAGTGATCCGCTGTATATTGTGGATGGAGTGCAGATTGGTGGAGGTATTGATTATCTGAACCAGGCAGATATTGAGTCTATTGAAGTGCTAAAAGATGCAGCTTCTGCTTCTATTTATGGTGCACGGGCAGCTAATGGGGTTATTATTGTGACCACCAAGAAAGGTAGAAGTGGGCAGATGGAAGTGAACTATAATGGATACATGGGGATACAGGCTCCCTGGAGAAGATTAAAATTGTTGAATGCTGAGCAATATGCCACTTTGTTAAATGAAGCAACAGTTGCTGGAGGCGGACAAATTCGTTTTCAAAATCCGGCACAACTGGGAAAAGGAACAGATTGGCAGGATGCTGTATTTAGCAACAATGCACCTATCCAGAATCATGAGTTGAGTTTGTCTGCCGGAAGTGAAAAATCCACCTACTTTGCTTCATTTGGGTATTTAAGCCAGGATGGTATTGTCGCTCCTTCCAATTCTCAATACAGACGTTTTACAACCCGGTTTAACTCTACACATAAAATAACCAAGGCAGTTACTTTTGGTAGCAATATTGGCTATACCCGTATTAACTCCAAAGGTATTGATCCGAATAGTGAGTGGGGAGCACCTTTGAATAGAGCGATCAACATCGATCCGATTACTCCAATTATTGTAACAGATCCTGATGTATTAAATACCAGTCCATATACAGATAAGCCTGTGGTAAGAGATGCACAGGGGCGACCCTATGGTATTTCCAACATTGTCACTTCCGAGATATTGAACCCTATAGCTGCGCTGGCAGTAACTCAGGGTAGAAACTGGTCTGATAAAATAGTTGGTAATGCCTTTCTGGAATTAGAGCCTATAAAGGGTTTAAAATTACGATCAAGTGCAGGAGTTGATCTGGCATTTTGGGGTGATCAGAGTTTTTCGCCTGTATACTATCTGAATGCAACAAACCAGAATGATGTAAATGATTATAACCGAGGGATTAATCGTGGCCTGTTCTGGTTATGGGAAAATACAGCTTCGTATACACGTACATTTGGAAAACACAATCTAACAGCATTAGTTGGAACAACTGCGCAACGTAACTATGGCGAAACGCAGGGTGGAACCCGTACCGGACTGCCTGTTAACAACTTAAATGATGCTTCTCTGGGATACCCAGTTCCACAAACCAATCAATATTTTAATGGGGGAGAATATCAAAATACATTAGCATCCGTTTTTGGCCGGGTGATATACAATTATGAAGAACGGTATCTGTTCACAGGTATTATCCGTCGGGATGGTTCTTCCAGATTTGGACCTAATAATAAATATGGTACGTTTCCATCCGTATCTGTAGGCTGGGTAGCTTCAAACGAACGTTTCTGGCCTACTAACAATATTGTAAATTTCCTGAAATTCAGAGCTTCCTATGGTATCACCGGAAATGACAACATTCAGGATTTTCGCTATCTGGCAACTGTAGGCGGAGGACGTAATTATACCTTGGGTAATGGATCAAGTGTTACACTGATCAATGGAGTAAGCCCCAATGCTATCTCTAACCCTGATTTGAAGTGGGAACAAACATCACAAACTGATATCGGCTTCGATGCAACGTTATTTGGAAAGGTTTCCTTTACATTTGATATGTACCATAAGAAAACTACGGGTATGCTGCTGGATATTGCAGTTCCCTGGTATGCTGGTAATAATGGTCCTGTTGGTAACGTAGCGGATATGGTTAACAAAGGATATGAAATAGAACTGGGGTATTCTACCAATTTCGGAGATGTCAAGTTCCGTATCAATGGAAACGTTTCTTATCTGAAAAATGAAGTGACTTATCTGGGAGCAGATAAAAAGTACTTACAAGGACAACGTTTTGGTCCGCAACAGGTAGAGATCACCCGTACGGAAGTAGGTAAGCCTGTAGGTTATCTGTTTGGATTTAAGACAGATGGACTTTTCCAAAATACTGAGGATATAGCAAGCTATGTAAACAGCGAAGGACAAATGCTACAATCCAATGCTAAACCAGGAGATATTCGCTTTGTAGACGTTAATAAAGATGGCAAAATAGACAACGATGACCGTACCATGATTGGCAATCCTACTCCTGACTGGACTTTTGGATTGACAGCTAGTGCCAGCTGGAAAGGGTTTGATCTGATGGTATTTGGGCAGGGTGTTGCCGGAAATGATGTTTTCAAGGGCATTCGCCGATTTGATTTGCCAACTGCCAATTGGACTACTGAAGCATTGGGACGCTGGACTGGTGAAGGAACATCTAACCATTTCCCTCGTTTGACGATCAACGACGTAAACCAAAACTTTAGCCGTAGTTCCGACTTCTTTGTTGAAAACGGTTCTTATTTCCGTATTAAAGTATTACAGATTGGCTATTCTCTTCCTCAGGCCATTGTTGGAAAAGCAGGTTTGAAACGTGTCCGTATCTATATAACCGGAAACAACTTGCTGACATTTACCAAATATACCGGATTTGATCCTGAAATAGGTGGAGGTAGTATGGGAGTCGATAGAGGTATTTATCCACAAGCTCGTGCATTCATGGTAGGTCTCAATCTTGGTTTATAA